One Catenulispora sp. GP43 genomic window, GTTCGAAGCGTACCTGGTCAACGGCAAGGAGAAGGAGATTCACATGCGCGCGGTCGTGATCGAGCGGTTCGGTGACCCGTCCGGGATGGCGGTGCGCGACATCGCCGAGCCGGCGCCTGCCGCCGGGCAGGTGGTGGTCAGAACCGAGGCGATCGGGGTCGGCGGCGTCGATGTGGTGATCCGTCGCGGGGCTCTCGGTGCCTTCGGGTTCGCCGAGGGGCTGATCCCGGGCAGCGAGGTCGCCGGGGTGGTCACCGCGCTCGGGGATGGGGTCGATCCGTCATGGCTCGGGCGGCGGGTGTGGGCGTTCACCGGGACGAGCGGAGGCTACGCGGAGCTGGCCGTCGTCGGTCTCGACGCTGTCGCTGTGCTGCCCGACAAGCTCTCCTCGATCGACGCCGTCACACTCGGCTCCTCGGCTCCGGTCGCCCACTTCGCGCTCAGGCACGCGCACTTCACCGCGGGTGAATCAGTGCTCATACGCGGTGCGGCGGGCAGCATCGGCATCGCGGCGGTGGAACTCGCGTCCCGGGGTGGCGCAAGCGTTGTCGCGGTCACCACATCGTCCGCCGAGCGTGGACGACGGCTTCGAGAACTCGGCGCGACGCTCGTCCTCGATCGCGCCGGGCGCGGCGGGAACGGCGGGAACGGTGACTCAGACCTCTTCGACGTCATCATCGACATCGTCGGCGGACCCGAGACTCCGGCCTTCATCGACCGGCTCGCCCCCAACGGGCGCATGGTCGTCGTCGGCGTCGTGGGGGGCATGCCGCCCGAGGACTTCGGGATGCCCCTGATCCGGTCCTTCCAGCAGTCGCGCTCGTTCGCGACCTTCAGCCTCGACACGATCCCGATGGCCGCGCGCAAGGCTGTGCTGGCCGAGCAATTCGACGATGCCGCAGCCGGCCGCCTGCACCCTGTTGTTCACGAGGTGCTCGGCCTGGATCAGGCTGCTGAGGCGCACCGTCGGATGGACGAAGGCACGGTCTTCGGCCGTATCGTCCTCACGCCGTGAGCGCCGAAGCCGCCAACGCGTCCCCGACAGCCGTCCGTGCGTAGAGCACGACGCGGCCGTCGCGGGCGCGGTCGACAAGCCCGGCCCGCCGCATCACCGCCAGGTGGTCCCCGACCGCGCCGGTCGTCATGCCCAGGGTGCGGGCCAGGTGGGTGGTGCCGGCCGGGCTCTCCAGGGCGAGCAGGATGCGCGCGCGGCTGCGGCCGATCAAGTCCGCCAGGGCCCCCGGCGGCGACGGTGCGGGATGTTCCCAGAGCACTGCGATACCCCGAGCGGGATAGATCAGGGTCTTGGGCCACTCGCCGGACGTGTAGGTGGCGGCGCGCGGCCAGTTGAAGGCCGAGGGGACCAGGAGCAGGCCGCTGCCGGCGAGCGGGATCACTTTCTGTTCGGCTCCCATGCCGGACACCTCGATGCCGTCCTCGTGCCAGCGCACCGAGGTGTGCAGGTCGGCGATGGCGGCGGCCCAGCCGGCCCGGCCCAGGACGCCCGCGCGGTGCACGACGTCGCGTTCGCACAGCGCGCGCAGCTGGAGCCAGTCCGGCGCCATGAGCGTGCGCCAGGCGTGGTCCAGCGCCTCGGCCAGGCGCGGGACCGCGTCTGGGGCGTCGAGCAGGGCGAGCGCTCGGGGATCGCTGATCGGACGCGCGGCCAGGCAGCCGGCGATCTCGGCCCGGGCCTGGGCCAGCGGGGTCGCCCTGATCGTCGCGAGATCGTCCTCCCAGGTCTGGGCCAGGCCGGCCGGGGGAGGCGCGAGGAAGTCCGCGCCCATCCAGCCGGCCTGCAGAGCCAGGACCGCGTCCAGCTCGGTATGGCGGCGGAGGCCCTCGAAAGCCGGGCGCAACCGGGCCGCCGAGGCCACCGGCAGTCGGCCGCCGCGGTCGAGGCGGCGCAGCAGCGAATCGAGCTCGAACGCCGGGGAGATGGCGAAGCGGCTGTGCAGCAGGTCCTCGGTGCCGACCTCGAAGCGGATCACACCGACCAGGCTACGTCGGCGCGAGCCGGGCTTACGTCCAGCGACGAATCTCTCGCCGTGCGATGGCGGCCGGGCCAGTGTGCGGCCATGGAATCCGTCACCGCAGCAGCCGTCAGCGACGCAGCCGACAGCGCCGCAGCCGTCACCGCCGTCCCGAGCCCGCCCCACCGGCGCACGACCTACCGGGACGTGTTCGGCCAACCCCAGTTCCGCCTTCTGTTCTCGACCCGGATCCTGGGCATCAGCGCCGAGACGCTGCGCATCACGACCCTGTCCGTCCTGATCTTCACCGCCTCGCACTCACCGCTGCTCAGCGCGCTGGCCTTCGGTATCGGCTTCCTGCCGCAACTGCCCGGCTCGATGCTGTTCGGCGCCCTGGCCGACCGGCTCCGGCCCCGGCCACTGCTGACCGTCGGCTTCCTGCTGCAGTGCGCCGCGGCGGCGGTGCTGGGGACGGTGCCGATGCCGACGGCCGCGGCACTCGGCCTGGTCGGCGCGGTCGCCGTCCTGGCCCCGGTGTTCGGCGGGGCGACCAGCCGCCTGGCCGCCGAGTTCCTGACCGGCGACGCCTACGTCCTGGGGCGCTCGCTGCTGAACATGGCCTCCTCGGGCGCGCAGCTGGTCGGGCTGGCCGTCGGCGGCGCGGCGGTCGCGGCGCTGGGCACCAGCCAGGCGCTGCTGCTGGCCGCTGCGCTGAACGCCGGGTGTGCCACGGCGGTGTGGCTCCGGCTGCCTGATCGGCCGGCGCCGGGGAGCCTGCCTGGTGGGGCGCTGGATGGGGCACAGGGCCGGCCGCGGGGAGCGGTGATGGCGGCGAGTTGGTCCGGTGCCCGGCGGCTGCTGCGCGACCGCGCGGTGCGCCGTCTGTACCTGGCCCAATGGCTGCCCAGCGGATTCATGGCCGGCGCCGAGGGCCTGATCGTGTCATACGCGGGCCAGCGGGGCTTCGCCGCCGGGACCTACGGCTTGCTCATGGCGTGCGGGCCTACCGGGATGCTGGTCGGCGATCTGGTCGTCGGCCGCATGCTGCGCCCCGCCGCGCGCGAGAGGTTGGTGGTCCCGCTGGCCGTGTGGTTGGGGCTGCCGTTGCTGGGCCTTGCTGCGGACCCGTCCGCGTCTGTCTGTGCCCTGCTGCTGCTGGCTTCCAGCACAGGGTTCTCCTACGCGATCGGCTTGCAGCGCCGGTTCCTCGAGGTCTTGCCGGCCGACAACCAGGGCCAGGCGTTCGGCCTGCTCAGCTCCGGGATGATGACGCTGCAAGGGATCGGGCCGGTGCTGGTGGGCGCAGTCGCCGGTCTGGCCGGGACCGGGCCGGCCATGGCCGTGGCCGGGGGAGCAGCGATGCTCACCGGGGGATGGATGGCGAGTTGGCTGCTGTGAGGGCTTGGAACTGCGAGTGCTCGCGGAAGGGATGTCGCGTGCCACAGTTCGGTACTCTCGCGGCGTTGATCGGATATGAGGCTCATACAGCGCGGGAGTCGCGGCACGCCGGAGGCTGACGGCCCGGCCCTGGACTTCCAGGAGTTCGTCGCGGCCAGCGGAGCGCGGCTGTTCCGTTCCGCCTGCCTGCTCACCGGCGGGGACACACATGCCGCGGAGGACCTGGTTCAGGAGACCTTCGGGCTGCTGTACCGAAAGTGGCAGCGCATCGGCGGGCTGGACAACCCGGTCGGCTACGCGCAGACCACCTTGGTCAACCGGTTCATGTCGGCGCGGCGCAAACGAAGCAACTCCGAACGTCCCGTCGGCGGCGGGTTGGGCGGCGCGGGGGACCAACCCGCGCGAAACGACGACGTCCCGCTCCGCATGGCGCTGCTGGAGGCGTTGCGCTCGCTGCCCCCGGTCGACCGCGCGGTGCTGGTGCTGCGGTTCTGGGAGGACTTGAGCGTCGCCGAGACGGCGGCGCGGCTGAACCTGTCCGACACGGCCGTTCGCTCGCGCTGTTCCCGAGCGCTGGCGCGGGTGCGTGAGCGGCTCGGCGACGATTTCGCCGAGCTCGCCCGTTCTTGAGCGATTCCCGATTCCCGATCACCGACAGATCTGACACGAGAGGTGTACTTCCATGTCCACCGGCCATTTCGAGGACATCGACAACGATCGGCCCGACGGCATCGCCGAAGTGATGCGCGAGACCGCCTTCTCCTTCGAGGCCCCGGCTTCCGCCGTGATGTACGCGGGTGCCCTGGCCCAGGCGCGGCGTCACCGGCGCCGCTCTGCTGCCGCCGGGGTTCTGACGGCGGTCGCGGTGGTCGGCGTCGCCGGGGCGGTCGTCACCCAGAACTCGACGCGCGCCGGGGTCTCCCCGGCCTCGTCGGCCACGACGCCTGCGGGCGGTTCGTCATCGCCAGCGAAGCCCACGACTGAGCCCACAACGAAACCCGCGACAGCGGCTGACCGCAAGGCGCTCGCGGACTTCGTCCTCAACACCGGCATCGGTGCGCTGCCGGCCGGCTCGCACATCGAAGGCGACCCTTCATCCGGCGTGGAGGGCTCGAAGTTCCCGCCGCAGAAGCGGCTGCCGGTCACCCCGCCCACCGACGTCCTCGGCGGCGTCAACGGCGCGTGGGCCGTCGGGCCCGGCGGAGCCACAAGCGTCTCGATCGAAGTTCAGGTCCGCACCCTGGCGCTCACTTGTGACCACTTCAAAACGTTGAGCCCGCAGGACGTGTGCACCACCACTCCGTTCGCCAAGGGCGGCGAGGTTGTTTCGCACCAGTACCGGAAGGATTCGATACACCAGACCGGCCAATACTTCCGCGACTATATCTGGCTGCGCCCGGACGGCGCCGACGTGATCGTCAGCCAGGTGGCGCCGTCGGAGTCGCAGTTCGTGTGGACCGGTGACCAGGTGGACGGGCTGCTTGCGCGGCCGGCGTGGGACCAGGCCGTCACGCAGCTGAAGGCCTTCATCGCCGACGCGGGCCGAGCCGTGACAGGAGGCTGACCAAATCTCGGGCGAGGGTCGCATGGGTCGCACGGGTCTCGGGGTCGCGCGGGTCACAGCGCGAGTTTGTCCAGGTTGGCCAAGTCGAGGACTTGATGGCGGGTATCTTGTCTCGAACACAGCGACGGTTCCCGCGTTTCTGAAACGCAGGGCCCGGTCTGCCGACCCTTCCAGGGAAAGCTACTCGCGGGGGTCGTGGGGTCGGAACTAGGGGAGAAGCGAAAAGCGATGACGGGTATAGAGACCCTGGACACCGCCGTGGTGGGGGCCGGGCCCTACGGTCTGTCGGTGGCGGCGCACGCCACCGTGCGCGGCTCGCGCACCCGGGTGTTCGGCACGCCGATGCGGGCCTGGGCCGAGCACATGCCGGTGGGCATGAAGCTCAAGTCCGAGCCGTGGGCCTCCCACCTGTCCGACCCGCGCGACCGTTACACGCTGAAGGAGTACTGCCGGCTCGAGGGCCTGCCGTACGCGCACGGCGTGCCCACGCCCGTCGAGACGTTCGTCGACTACGGCCGCTGGTTCCAACAGCAGGCGGTGCCGGACGTCCACGAGACCGACGTGGTGCGGGTCGACCGGGAAGGCGCGCTGTTCGCGCTGGAGCTGGCCGACGGTTCCTCGGTACGAGCCCGCTCGGTGGTGCTCGCCGCCGGATTCCTGCCGTTCCCCCGCTTCCCCGAGGCGCTCGTCGGGCTGAAGGCGCCCCAGGTGCTGCACAGCAGCGCGGTGAACGATCTGTCCGGTTTCTCCGGCAAGCGGGTCACCGTGGTCGGCGGCGGACAGGCCGCGATCGAGATCGCGGTGCTGCTCGACGAGGCGGGCGCCGATGTCACGCTGGTGGCGCGCGCCGGCTCGCTGGCCTGGAACAGCCTTCCCGCCGATCTCCCCACCACCCTTTGGCAGAAGCTGCGCCAGCCGGAGAACGGCCTCGGGCCCGGCTACTACAACAAGGTGCTGGGCGACCTGCAGGCTCTGTTCCGGTTGATGCCGGCGGGGTACCGCATGGAGGTCGTGCGCAAGACGCTCGGGCCGGAGGGGTCCTGGTGGATCCGTGACCGGTTTGAGAAGTCTTTCGATGCCCCCCACGTCCTGACCGGTACGCAGATCACCGCGGCCAGGCCCGAGGGCGGCGCGCTCCGGCTGGAGCTGTCCGGCGGCCGGGAGCTGGAGGCCGACCATGTCATCGCCGCGACCGGCTTCGAAGTGGATGTCAGGAAGCTGACGGTACTCAGTGAGGAGTTGCGCGGCCGGGTCCGCGGCATGCGCGGCTCGTACGGCCCGCCGGTCCTGGGAGCGGGCTTCGATTCCTCGGAGCGCGGGCTCCACATGGTCGGGCTGGCAGCGGCGGCGACGTTCGGGCCGTCCATGCGCTTCGTGTGCGGGGCCGCGTTCGCTGCCCGCGCCGCGGCGGCGAGACTGCCGCGCTGAGCGCATAAGGCTTTGGGGCTTCGCATCGATCAAACAGCGGCGAACGATAAGATCGGATGGGGCTCCGTCACCAGGGCTTTCGGGAAATCGGGCATTTCCTTGGACAGGCGAGGGCTACCTTGGACTTCACTATAAGCTGGTTTGCATGGCAGTGACAGCGTCGCCGAACGCGGACACCGCGACCGACGCCGTGCTGCTGAAGCTCGACCGGAACGTCTTCCACCACGGCGGGCTGGGCGTGATCCGCAGCCTGGGGCGGCTGGGCATCCGGGTCCACGCCATGCGCGAGGACCGGTTCGCTCCGGCCGGTGCGTCCCGGTACACCCGTCGGACGGTGTCGCCGATGCCGGCCAGCGCCAATCCCGATGACGTGCTCGAGCTGCTGGACCGGCTCGCCGACCGGCTGCCCGGCCCGGCCGTCCTGGTCACCACTGACGACGCGGGCGCGATCCTGTTGGCCGAGCACGGCGACAAGCTCCGGCCCCGGTACCTGTTCCCCTCCCCGCCGGCCGATCTGCCGCGCCGGGCGGCGGGGAAGGCGACCCTCGCCGAGATCTGCCGCACCGCCGGGGTGCCGCATCCGGCGACGACGGTCCCGGTGGACGCCGCCGAGGCCGTGGCCTTCGCCGATTCCTGCGGCTATCCGGTCGTCGCCAAGGTCAATCTGCCCTGGGCAGCCGACCGGGCGGTGGGATTGCAGAGCACGACCATCGTTCGCAGCAAGGACGAACTGTCGGCACTGGTCGAGCGGGCCCGCCGGGCGACCGGCGACGGCCCGGACACCGGCCTGCTGCTCCAGGAATACCTGGCGCCCGCACCGGCCGGCACGCGCCAGGACTGGTTCTTCCACGGCTATTTCGACGCGGCCTCGCGCTGCCTGTTCGGGCACACCGGCACCAAAGAGCGTTCCTTCCCGGTCCACGCGGGCCTGACCACCTACGGCCAGTGGGCGCCGAACGAGCGGCTGCGCGCCGAGGCGGTCGCGCTGCTGTCCGGGCTGGGCTACCAGGGG contains:
- a CDS encoding zinc-binding dehydrogenase, which gives rise to MRAVVIERFGDPSGMAVRDIAEPAPAAGQVVVRTEAIGVGGVDVVIRRGALGAFGFAEGLIPGSEVAGVVTALGDGVDPSWLGRRVWAFTGTSGGYAELAVVGLDAVAVLPDKLSSIDAVTLGSSAPVAHFALRHAHFTAGESVLIRGAAGSIGIAAVELASRGGASVVAVTTSSAERGRRLRELGATLVLDRAGRGGNGGNGDSDLFDVIIDIVGGPETPAFIDRLAPNGRMVVVGVVGGMPPEDFGMPLIRSFQQSRSFATFSLDTIPMAARKAVLAEQFDDAAAGRLHPVVHEVLGLDQAAEAHRRMDEGTVFGRIVLTP
- a CDS encoding MFS transporter; this translates as MESVTAAAVSDAADSAAAVTAVPSPPHRRTTYRDVFGQPQFRLLFSTRILGISAETLRITTLSVLIFTASHSPLLSALAFGIGFLPQLPGSMLFGALADRLRPRPLLTVGFLLQCAAAAVLGTVPMPTAAALGLVGAVAVLAPVFGGATSRLAAEFLTGDAYVLGRSLLNMASSGAQLVGLAVGGAAVAALGTSQALLLAAALNAGCATAVWLRLPDRPAPGSLPGGALDGAQGRPRGAVMAASWSGARRLLRDRAVRRLYLAQWLPSGFMAGAEGLIVSYAGQRGFAAGTYGLLMACGPTGMLVGDLVVGRMLRPAARERLVVPLAVWLGLPLLGLAADPSASVCALLLLASSTGFSYAIGLQRRFLEVLPADNQGQAFGLLSSGMMTLQGIGPVLVGAVAGLAGTGPAMAVAGGAAMLTGGWMASWLL
- a CDS encoding SigE family RNA polymerase sigma factor, encoding MRLIQRGSRGTPEADGPALDFQEFVAASGARLFRSACLLTGGDTHAAEDLVQETFGLLYRKWQRIGGLDNPVGYAQTTLVNRFMSARRKRSNSERPVGGGLGGAGDQPARNDDVPLRMALLEALRSLPPVDRAVLVLRFWEDLSVAETAARLNLSDTAVRSRCSRALARVRERLGDDFAELARS
- a CDS encoding DUF5937 family protein encodes the protein MIRFEVGTEDLLHSRFAISPAFELDSLLRRLDRGGRLPVASAARLRPAFEGLRRHTELDAVLALQAGWMGADFLAPPPAGLAQTWEDDLATIRATPLAQARAEIAGCLAARPISDPRALALLDAPDAVPRLAEALDHAWRTLMAPDWLQLRALCERDVVHRAGVLGRAGWAAAIADLHTSVRWHEDGIEVSGMGAEQKVIPLAGSGLLLVPSAFNWPRAATYTSGEWPKTLIYPARGIAVLWEHPAPSPPGALADLIGRSRARILLALESPAGTTHLARTLGMTTGAVGDHLAVMRRAGLVDRARDGRVVLYARTAVGDALAASALTA
- a CDS encoding NAD(P)-binding domain-containing protein — translated: MTGIETLDTAVVGAGPYGLSVAAHATVRGSRTRVFGTPMRAWAEHMPVGMKLKSEPWASHLSDPRDRYTLKEYCRLEGLPYAHGVPTPVETFVDYGRWFQQQAVPDVHETDVVRVDREGALFALELADGSSVRARSVVLAAGFLPFPRFPEALVGLKAPQVLHSSAVNDLSGFSGKRVTVVGGGQAAIEIAVLLDEAGADVTLVARAGSLAWNSLPADLPTTLWQKLRQPENGLGPGYYNKVLGDLQALFRLMPAGYRMEVVRKTLGPEGSWWIRDRFEKSFDAPHVLTGTQITAARPEGGALRLELSGGRELEADHVIAATGFEVDVRKLTVLSEELRGRVRGMRGSYGPPVLGAGFDSSERGLHMVGLAAAATFGPSMRFVCGAAFAARAAAARLPR
- a CDS encoding carboxylate--amine ligase; the encoded protein is MAVTASPNADTATDAVLLKLDRNVFHHGGLGVIRSLGRLGIRVHAMREDRFAPAGASRYTRRTVSPMPASANPDDVLELLDRLADRLPGPAVLVTTDDAGAILLAEHGDKLRPRYLFPSPPADLPRRAAGKATLAEICRTAGVPHPATTVPVDAAEAVAFADSCGYPVVAKVNLPWAADRAVGLQSTTIVRSKDELSALVERARRATGDGPDTGLLLQEYLAPAPAGTRQDWFFHGYFDAASRCLFGHTGTKERSFPVHAGLTTYGQWAPNERLRAEAVALLSGLGYQGIVDLDYRWDPRDDSYRLLDFNPRLGAQFRLFQDTAGIDAVRALHLDLTGRGLTAGEAVPGRALVVENYDPIAARELRREGDLSLRSWLASARAADEAAWFAWDDPAPFFLAGARMVWEAVEHRLRR